Proteins from a genomic interval of Plasmodium reichenowi strain SY57 chromosome 13, whole genome shotgun sequence:
- a CDS encoding 3',5'-cyclic nucleotide phosphodiesterase, putative (transcript variant 2; alternatively spliced), whose translation MGKVEDFEEHNKNSNQDIEKNVGNRRRSNSNTINEQNENINKNKSIVSKKSFIMNLLRNKEKTKVEQNDDNIVENVNERKNSLKDMQLITDNVEKDNKVKKKNSYLKNLNILGKTKSIEFSFPSNILNNARKNIQEIDEESPLTSNSLRTYKEGISEDNRQNQRNTDNNSLNWSTSNINTECNSEFSNIEVKVLKNEKSNSLKLKDNIIDIPNEKNKKELQEINIKNTNKDSYKNLYLKVRHSISFNDNNKIDDENKNDKNNIIDNYNNYDDINSSNEITIDGLNHDDNIKIIDNINNFDDKHDDNLHDHHQDHGHHTFRSSRKSLGNIKSNNTNIKLNNDKNFDTNINKRSILEKYFYDIWKRNITIKKEIYSLSSKNPPNPLKSTFADACLNQSSEKELLKKIPLKFNDDSIESLYVLNLNNWISSRMIIIGIVMLILSFIIWPLTTWSLKTSTWGRETYIIILFHTLMAINTLILIFFIIIGSTELCKYSECMSYVLFSLMVSLWGLWNIAIGLTLAYNPNLSEMPTTTYELEMIYVLTYIYGFLPLVIIDIFFPSRTKYNWIIHLIFIFLNSSSIILVGSAKPDFVPEIYVVFRILAYTTLCIFLYIGSYTSELQIRYVFYNLLVTSYKLDKIESDMKNKNSNKKISTGIEDLINMLKECTKVILELENETDTNFNVHTKTSYCSNILEQCLSTLTKSDNLYNIDYNVLENPENKKFIEAYVSKSKSNFAGEEVSKGVDFKLNKSFSNNDCISTDKVDLDKKQIKKFLKQINISQLTKMIQFIDNKLLSDWDFNCLTYFDESEYPFFDINLSLICTIDHNIPINIIINFLCFVEKQYNNVPYHNTIHATMVTQKFFCLTKKLGIYDDLEYKIKLVMFISGICHDIGHPGYNNLFFVNSLHPLSIIYNDISVLENYHASITFKILQLNQCNILKNFSEKDFRMMRSYIIELILSTDMKHHFEIISKFRIRRENEDFDYIKNSDDLLILTKMIIKSADISHGSVSWSEHYCWCQRVLSEFYTQGDEELKNKMPLSPLCDRTKHNEVCKSQITFLKFVVMPLFEELSHIDNNKFIKSFCLKRLNSNCIMWDTLMKEEKTIEVYDPAAVKLKDKKKKKVDKKKKSYIDLTLFFIKNVSD comes from the exons ATGGGTAAGGTAGAAGATTTTGAagaacataataaaaatagtaaTCAAGATATTGAAAAGAATGTAGGGAATAGAAGAAGGTCTAATAGTAATACGATCAATGAACAAAATgagaatataaataaaaataaatccATAGTATCTAAAAAGAGTTTTATAATGAATTTATTAagaaataaagaaaaaacaaaggtagaacaaaatgatgataatatagTAGAAAATGTGAATGAAAGGAAAAACAGTTTAAAAGATATGCAACTTATTACTGATAATGtagaaaaagataataaagtaaaaaaaaaaaatagctatttaaaaaatttaaacaTTCTTGGTAAAACGAAATCTATAGAATTTTCATTTCCatctaatatattaaataatgcacgtaaaaatatacaagaAATTGATGAAGAGTCTCCTTTAACTAGTAATTCTTTACGCACATATAAAGAAGGAATAAGTGAAGATAATAGACAAAATCAAAGAAATACtgataataattctttGAATTGGTCTACaagtaatataaatacagAATGTAATTCTGAATTTTCTAATATTGAAGTTAaagttttaaaaaatgaaaaatcgaattctttaaaattaaaagataatataatagatattccaaatgaaaaaaataaaaaagaattacaagaaattaatataaagaatacaaataaagatagttataaaaatttatactTAAAAGTAAGACATTCTATAAGttttaatgataataataaaattgatgatgaaaataaaaatgataaaaataatattattgataattataataattatgacGATATTAATAGTAGCAATGAAATTACAATCGATGGATTAAATcatgatgataatataaaaataattgataatataaataattttgatgATAAACATGATGATAATCTTCACGATCATCATCAAGATCATGGTCATCATACGTTTCGTTCATCTAGAAAATCATTAGGAAACATTAAATCAAACAATactaatataaaattaaataatgataaaaattttgacaccaatataaataaaaggaGTATTcttgaaaaatatttttatgatatatggaaaagaaatataacaataaaaaaagaaatttattCCTTAAGTAGTAAAAACCCACCAAATCCTTTAAAAAGTACATTTGCAGATGCATGTCTAAATCAATCTTCtgaaaaagaattattaaaaaaaataccattaaaatttaatgaCGATTCTATTGAAtctttatatgtattaaatttaaataattgGATATCATCTAGAATGATTATTATTGGAATTGttatgttaatattatcttttattatatggCCACTAACAACATGGTCTCTTAAAACAAGTACTTGGGGAAGagaaacatatattattatattatttcatacTTTAATGGCTATTAATACAttgatattaatattttttataattattggATCGACAGAATTGTGTAAATATTCTGAATGTATGTCTTATGTACTTTTCTCTTTAATGGTTTCTTTATGGGGTCTATGGAATATAGCTATAGGTTTAACACTTGCATATAATCCAAACCTTAGCGAAATGCCTACAACAACCTACGAGTTGGAAATGATTTATGTACTCacgtatatatatggtTTCCTTCCTCTGGTTATAATAGATATATTCTTTCCCTCAcg GACCAAATATAATTGGATTATccatttaatatttatattcttaaaTTCAAGTAGCATCATATTAGTAGGTTCCGCCAAACCTGACTTTGTGCCTgaaatatatgt GGTATTTCGAATTTTGGCATATACAACCTTGTGCATATTCTTATACATAGGAAGTTATACCTCAGAACTACAAATACGttatgttttttataatttactTGTAA CTAGCTATAAATTAGATAAAATAGAATCggatatgaaaaataaaaacagtaacaaaaaaatttcaaCAGGAATTGAAgatttaattaatatgCTAAAGGAG TGTACAAAAGTCATTTTGGAATTAGAAAACGAGACGGATACAAATTTCAATGTTCATACGAAGACTTCTTATTGTTCGAATATTTTGGAACAATGTTTGTCAACATTAACAAAATCTGATAACttgtataatattgatTATAACGTTCTCGAAAATCCAGAg aataaaaaatttattgaGGCCTATGTCAGTAAAAGTAAAAGTAATTTTGCTGGGGAAGAAGTGTCAAAAGGAGTAGATTTTAAATTAAACAAATCTTTTTCAAACAATGACTGTATAAGTACTGACAAAGTGGATTTAgataaaaaacaaataaaaaaatttttgaaacaaattaatatatcCCAATTAACAAAAATGATTCAATTCATTGATAACAAACTTTTATCAGACTGGGATTTCAATTGTTTAACATATTTTGATGAATCCGAGTATCCATTTTTTGATATTAATTTATCTTTAATATGTACTATTGATCATAATATTcctataaatataataattaacTTTCTCTGCTTTGTTGAAAAGCAGTACAATAATGTTCCTTATCATAATACAATACACGCGACGATG GTAACAcaaaaatttttttgtttgaCCAAGAAACTTGGTATATATGATGACCTGgaatacaaaataaaattggTAATGTTTATATCAGGAATATGTCATGATATAGGACATCCTGGTTATAATAacttattttttgtaaacAGTTTACACCCCTTaagtattatttataatgaCATTAGTGTATTAGAAAATTATCATGCATCTATaacttttaaaatattacaacTAAACCAatgtaatattttgaaaaattttTCAGAAAAG GATTTTCGAATGATGAGATCATATATCATTGAATTAATTTTAAGCACTGATATGAAACATCATTTTGAAATAATTTCAAAGTTTAGAATAAGAAGAGAAAATGAAGATTTcgattatataaagaatagtgatgatttattaatattaacaaaaatgattataaaaagtGCAGATATATCTCATGGATCTGTATCATGGAGTGAACATTATTGTTGGTGTCAAAGAGTTTTATCTGAATTTTATACTCAAGGAGatgaagaattaaaaaataaaatgcCTTTGTCACCTTTGTGTGATAGGACAAAACATAATGAAGTTTGTAAATCTCAAATAACGTTTTTGAAATTTGTTGTCATGCCGTTATTTGAGGAATTATCCcatattgataataataaatttataaa GAGTTTCTGCTTAAAAAGATTAAACAGTAATTGTATCATGTGGGATACGCTCAtgaaagaagaaaaaacaaTCGAGGTTTATGATCCCGCTGCCgttaaattaaaagataaaaaaaaaaaaaaagtagataaaaaaaagaaaagttATATTGATTTAACtctattttttataaaaaatgtttccgattaa
- a CDS encoding 3',5'-cyclic nucleotide phosphodiesterase, putative (transcript variant 1; alternatively spliced), producing the protein MGKVEDFEEHNKNSNQDIEKNVGNRRRSNSNTINEQNENINKNKSIVSKKSFIMNLLRNKEKTKVEQNDDNIVENVNERKNSLKDMQLITDNVEKDNKVKKKNSYLKNLNILGKTKSIEFSFPSNILNNARKNIQEIDEESPLTSNSLRTYKEGISEDNRQNQRNTDNNSLNWSTSNINTECNSEFSNIEVKVLKNEKSNSLKLKDNIIDIPNEKNKKELQEINIKNTNKDSYKNLYLKVRHSISFNDNNKIDDENKNDKNNIIDNYNNYDDINSSNEITIDGLNHDDNIKIIDNINNFDDKHDDNLHDHHQDHGHHTFRSSRKSLGNIKSNNTNIKLNNDKNFDTNINKRSILEKYFYDIWKRNITIKKEIYSLSSKNPPNPLKSTFADACLNQSSEKELLKKIPLKFNDDSIESLYVLNLNNWISSRMIIIGIVMLILSFIIWPLTTWSLKTSTWGRETYIIILFHTLMAINTLILIFFIIIGSTELCKYSECMSYVLFSLMVSLWGLWNIAIGLTLAYNPNLSEMPTTTYELEMIYVLTYIYGFLPLVIIDIFFPSRTKYNWIIHLIFIFLNSSSIILVGSAKPDFVPEIYVVFRILAYTTLCIFLYIGSYTSELQIRYVFYNLLVASYKLDKIESDMKNKNSNKKISTGIEDLINMLKECTKVILELENETDTNFNVHTKTSYCSNILEQCLSTLTKSDNLYNIDYNVLENPENKKFIEAYVSKSKSNFAGEEVSKGVDFKLNKSFSNNDCISTDKVDLDKKQIKKFLKQINISQLTKMIQFIDNKLLSDWDFNCLTYFDESEYPFFDINLSLICTIDHNIPINIIINFLCFVEKQYNNVPYHNTIHATMVTQKFFCLTKKLGIYDDLEYKIKLVMFISGICHDIGHPGYNNLFFVNSLHPLSIIYNDISVLENYHASITFKILQLNQCNILKNFSEKDFRMMRSYIIELILSTDMKHHFEIISKFRIRRENEDFDYIKNSDDLLILTKMIIKSADISHGSVSWSEHYCWCQRVLSEFYTQGDEELKNKMPLSPLCDRTKHNEVCKSQITFLKFVVMPLFEELSHIDNNKFIKSFCLKRLNSNCIMWDTLMKEEKTIEVYDPAAVKLKDKKKKKVDKKKKSYIDLTLFFIKNVSD; encoded by the exons ATGGGTAAGGTAGAAGATTTTGAagaacataataaaaatagtaaTCAAGATATTGAAAAGAATGTAGGGAATAGAAGAAGGTCTAATAGTAATACGATCAATGAACAAAATgagaatataaataaaaataaatccATAGTATCTAAAAAGAGTTTTATAATGAATTTATTAagaaataaagaaaaaacaaaggtagaacaaaatgatgataatatagTAGAAAATGTGAATGAAAGGAAAAACAGTTTAAAAGATATGCAACTTATTACTGATAATGtagaaaaagataataaagtaaaaaaaaaaaatagctatttaaaaaatttaaacaTTCTTGGTAAAACGAAATCTATAGAATTTTCATTTCCatctaatatattaaataatgcacgtaaaaatatacaagaAATTGATGAAGAGTCTCCTTTAACTAGTAATTCTTTACGCACATATAAAGAAGGAATAAGTGAAGATAATAGACAAAATCAAAGAAATACtgataataattctttGAATTGGTCTACaagtaatataaatacagAATGTAATTCTGAATTTTCTAATATTGAAGTTAaagttttaaaaaatgaaaaatcgaattctttaaaattaaaagataatataatagatattccaaatgaaaaaaataaaaaagaattacaagaaattaatataaagaatacaaataaagatagttataaaaatttatactTAAAAGTAAGACATTCTATAAGttttaatgataataataaaattgatgatgaaaataaaaatgataaaaataatattattgataattataataattatgacGATATTAATAGTAGCAATGAAATTACAATCGATGGATTAAATcatgatgataatataaaaataattgataatataaataattttgatgATAAACATGATGATAATCTTCACGATCATCATCAAGATCATGGTCATCATACGTTTCGTTCATCTAGAAAATCATTAGGAAACATTAAATCAAACAATactaatataaaattaaataatgataaaaattttgacaccaatataaataaaaggaGTATTcttgaaaaatatttttatgatatatggaaaagaaatataacaataaaaaaagaaatttattCCTTAAGTAGTAAAAACCCACCAAATCCTTTAAAAAGTACATTTGCAGATGCATGTCTAAATCAATCTTCtgaaaaagaattattaaaaaaaataccattaaaatttaatgaCGATTCTATTGAAtctttatatgtattaaatttaaataattgGATATCATCTAGAATGATTATTATTGGAATTGttatgttaatattatcttttattatatggCCACTAACAACATGGTCTCTTAAAACAAGTACTTGGGGAAGagaaacatatattattatattatttcatacTTTAATGGCTATTAATACAttgatattaatattttttataattattggATCGACAGAATTGTGTAAATATTCTGAATGTATGTCTTATGTACTTTTCTCTTTAATGGTTTCTTTATGGGGTCTATGGAATATAGCTATAGGTTTAACACTTGCATATAATCCAAACCTTAGCGAAATGCCTACAACAACCTACGAGTTGGAAATGATTTATGTACTCacgtatatatatggtTTCCTTCCTCTGGTTATAATAGATATATTCTTTCCCTCAcg GACCAAATATAATTGGATTATccatttaatatttatattcttaaaTTCAAGTAGCATCATATTAGTAGGTTCCGCCAAACCTGACTTTGTGCCTgaaatatatgt GGTATTTCGAATTTTGGCATATACAACCTTGTGCATATTCTTATACATAGGAAGTTATACCTCAGAACTACAAATACGttatgttttttataatttactT GTAGCTAGCTATAAATTAGATAAAATAGAATCggatatgaaaaataaaaacagtaacaaaaaaatttcaaCAGGAATTGAAgatttaattaatatgCTAAAGGAG TGTACAAAAGTCATTTTGGAATTAGAAAACGAGACGGATACAAATTTCAATGTTCATACGAAGACTTCTTATTGTTCGAATATTTTGGAACAATGTTTGTCAACATTAACAAAATCTGATAACttgtataatattgatTATAACGTTCTCGAAAATCCAGAg aataaaaaatttattgaGGCCTATGTCAGTAAAAGTAAAAGTAATTTTGCTGGGGAAGAAGTGTCAAAAGGAGTAGATTTTAAATTAAACAAATCTTTTTCAAACAATGACTGTATAAGTACTGACAAAGTGGATTTAgataaaaaacaaataaaaaaatttttgaaacaaattaatatatcCCAATTAACAAAAATGATTCAATTCATTGATAACAAACTTTTATCAGACTGGGATTTCAATTGTTTAACATATTTTGATGAATCCGAGTATCCATTTTTTGATATTAATTTATCTTTAATATGTACTATTGATCATAATATTcctataaatataataattaacTTTCTCTGCTTTGTTGAAAAGCAGTACAATAATGTTCCTTATCATAATACAATACACGCGACGATG GTAACAcaaaaatttttttgtttgaCCAAGAAACTTGGTATATATGATGACCTGgaatacaaaataaaattggTAATGTTTATATCAGGAATATGTCATGATATAGGACATCCTGGTTATAATAacttattttttgtaaacAGTTTACACCCCTTaagtattatttataatgaCATTAGTGTATTAGAAAATTATCATGCATCTATaacttttaaaatattacaacTAAACCAatgtaatattttgaaaaattttTCAGAAAAG GATTTTCGAATGATGAGATCATATATCATTGAATTAATTTTAAGCACTGATATGAAACATCATTTTGAAATAATTTCAAAGTTTAGAATAAGAAGAGAAAATGAAGATTTcgattatataaagaatagtgatgatttattaatattaacaaaaatgattataaaaagtGCAGATATATCTCATGGATCTGTATCATGGAGTGAACATTATTGTTGGTGTCAAAGAGTTTTATCTGAATTTTATACTCAAGGAGatgaagaattaaaaaataaaatgcCTTTGTCACCTTTGTGTGATAGGACAAAACATAATGAAGTTTGTAAATCTCAAATAACGTTTTTGAAATTTGTTGTCATGCCGTTATTTGAGGAATTATCCcatattgataataataaatttataaa GAGTTTCTGCTTAAAAAGATTAAACAGTAATTGTATCATGTGGGATACGCTCAtgaaagaagaaaaaacaaTCGAGGTTTATGATCCCGCTGCCgttaaattaaaagataaaaaaaaaaaaaaagtagataaaaaaaagaaaagttATATTGATTTAACtctattttttataaaaaatgtttccgattaa
- a CDS encoding phosphodiesterase gamma, putative — protein MFHSNNSNLYKKRDMVKNVFSLFSFTSNVDDKAIKLWPLKFIEKEEESLYIKKICHNIYKKRFFLLITHLSSLIFMYSICLIVAKINELFSKLKFTFMFLHIFVVINILFILMLHYTHYVEKLRRWRGKLFVLHSICIFLLWCSWLFILFNDVKDYLPIVVNVNKFLYATYTHNKINIIFCFFAYVPIFYLITIIPCRICYSFTFDLLFFILRIAIFSVYYLITVKNYILIDNIFMIASSIVGSIFIFVIRYIIEIQRRLAFHSWNKQIKQINTLKSNLKEQKEKLSLTNIEEIFNLINDCIGNYYNTNEHLEEKNISVVNNLKKILTILKEDNLFSPDSKFLNRKKYNHIYAYIMDVNRNKTLSENKEPFKDVTEEFKEESETESLMESISEERSKTKIDEKSKMYSKYDEFNVKNEMDMNLKCDNVNLDIWNTSFLNNETLNEDIFIHIGNKLLKMYYTTNHNIPSETLYSLLYEMKNGYNNVPYHNSIHAAMVTQHCNVLVSNLNTANILRDNELGALFVASLGHDIGHFGRTNIFLKNCCNFLSIIYNDKSILENYHCSYLFNILLKDENNIFKNEDPKCLLALRQQIIELILATDMSKHIKILAQFRIKSIKIKSYIEKNIILCLKMIIKAADLSHNCVDWSEHYQWVKRLVNEFYYEGDELFQMGYKINPLFDRNCHNNFIQIQRTFLKELVYPLIISLKTLDNTSITQDMINNVKRNYSKWTKIEKCQIKKKKYLNELLCNIPDNWARV, from the exons aTGTTCCatagtaataatagtaatctttataaaaaaagggATATGGTTAAAAATGtcttttctcttttttcCTTTACAAGTAATGTAGACGATAAAGCTATTAAATTATGGCCCTTAAAATTTATTGAGAAGGAAGAAGaatctttatatattaaaaaaatttgtcataatatttacaaGAAAAGATTTTTTCTCCTCATAACACATCTGAGCTctcttatatttatgtattcCATATGTTTGATAGTAGCAAAAATTAATG AGCTATTTTCCAAGTTAAAATTCACGTTTATGTTTTTACACATTTTTGTTgtaattaatatattattcattttaatGTTGCACTATACACATTATGTAGAGAAACTTCGAAGGTGGAGAGGGaaattatttgtattgCATAGTATATGT ATATTTCTTTTGTGGTGTTCATGGTTATTTATCTTATTTAATGACGTGAAAGATTATTTACCTATTGTTGTGaatgtaaataaatttttatatgcaACTTATActcataataaaattaatattatcttttgtttttttgCATATGTGccaattttttatttaattacAATAATACCATGCAg AATATGCTATTCTTTTACCTTTGATCTTTTGTTCTTCATATTAAGGATCGCCATATTTTCCGTTTATTATCTCATAACagtaaaaaattatatctTAATAGACAA cATTTTTATGATAGCGTCATCAATTGTAGGaagtatatttattttcgTTATACGATATATCATAGAAATTCAGAGACGACTAGCTTTTCACAGTTGgaataaacaaataaagCAAATTAATACGTTAAAAAGTAATTTGAAAGAACAGAAAGAAAAATTGTCACTCACTAATATTGAAGAAATTTTCAACCTCATTAATGAT TGCATAGGTAATTACTATAACACAAATGAACACcttgaagaaaaaaatatatctgttgtaaataatttaaaaaaaattttaacCATATTAAAAGAAGACAATTTATTTTCCCCAGACAGcaaatttttaaatagaAAG AAGTACaatcatatatatgcatatattaTGGATGTGAATAGGAACAAAACCCTGTCGGAAAATAAAGAACCATTCAAAGATGTAACAGAAGAATTTAAAGAAGAATCTGAAACAGAATCTTTGATGGAATCTATATCAGAGGAAAGATCAAAAACTAAAATAGATGAAAAATCAAAAATGTATTCTAAATACGATGAATTTAATgttaaaaatgaaatggACATGAATTTG AAATGTGACAATGTAAATTTGGATATTTGGAATACCTCCTTTTTGAATAATGAAACATTAAATGAAGATATTTTTATCCATATAggaaataaattattaaaaatgtattatacAACAAATCATAATATTCCAAGTGAAAcattatattcattattatatgaaatgaaaaatgGTTATAACAATGTGCCATATCATAATTCGATCCACGCAGCTATG GTTACCCAACATTGCAACGTTTTAGTAAGTAATTTAAACACAGCGAATATTCTTAGGGATAACGAATTAGGTGCATTATTTGTTGCTTCCTTAGGTCATGATATAGGACATTTTGGTAGAactaatatatttttaaaaaattgttGCAACTTTTTAAgcataatatataatgataagTCTATATTAGAGAATTATCATTGctcttatttatttaatattttattaaaagatgaaaataatatttttaaaaatgaagatcCGAAATGTTTATTAGCACTTAGACAACAAATTATAGAATTAATACTAGCAACAGATATGAGTAaacacataaaaatattagcTCAATTTCGTATAAAATctattaaaataaaatcatatattgaaaaaaatattatcttatgtttaaagatgataataaaagCTGCTGATTTGTCGCATAATTGTGTAGATTGGAGTGAACATTATCAATGGGTAAAAAGATTAGTAAATgaattttattatgaagGTGATGAATTATTTCAAATGGGTTATAAAATCAACCCTTTATTTGATAGAAATTgtcataataattttatacaaataCAAAGAACCTTCTTAAAAGAATTAGTCTATCCTCTAATCATATCACTTAAAACTCTAGATAATACATCTATTACACAAGATATGATTAATAACGTTAAAAGGAATTATTCCAAGTGGACCAAAATTGAAAAATgtcaaataaaaaaaaaaaaatatttaaatgaacTTTTATGTAACATACCAGATAATTGGGCTCGTGTAT
- a CDS encoding palmitoyltransferase, putative produces the protein MVQIHDAKSPFLLPLYKVYESNNIFFCKGNIITGPNIFFLLFTYIIIIISVLPIYIITYFQIDSSFCLTVALVSLTIFFVLVLFFLTTTAFCDPGIIPKRNYVDLSLPKGRTAFTTVKINGTIIKQYWCVNCNHFKEPRSKHCYTCNNCVTKFDHHCVWIGNCVGNRNYRRFFFFILNLSILSTIICFIFIGLFIQLCIKENGSLSFQPILYTIGEYPHITLYIIYSFPSSLLLINLFVYHLQMVLQNKTTYEDIQGLYSGNNPFDEGKFINLKKFLFTPVDKIQVEWKDIVKNITHLLILICQKYINIFKTL, from the exons ATGGTTCAAATACATGATGCAAAATCTCCTTTCCTGTTACCCTTATATAAAG TTTACGAAAGTAacaacatttttttttgtaaagGAAATATCATAACAGGGcctaatatatttttcctcctctttacttatataattataattatttcgGTTTTACCTATCTATATAATTAC ATATTTCCAAATAGATAGTTCCTTTTGTTTAACCGTTGCTCTTGTTTCCTTGACAATTTTCTTTGTATtagttttattttttttaacaacTACAGCATTTTGTGACCCTGGAAT AATACCTAAAAGGAATTATGTTGATTTATCATTGCCAAAAGGACGAa cTGCATTTACTActgtaaaaataaatggaACAATTATAAAACAGTATTGGTGTG tTAACTGTAATCATTTTAAAGAACCTAGAAGTAAACATTGTTATACATGTAATAACTGCGTCACAAAATTTGATCATCACTGCGTATG GATTGGTAATTGTGTAGGAAATCGAAATTATAGACgattcttttttttcattttaaatttatcGATCCTTTCAAcaataatatgttttatattcattggactttttatt cAATTGTgtattaaagaaaatggCAGCTTGTCATTTCAGccaattttatatacaataGGAGAATATCCACAcat aaccttatatattatttattccTTTCCATCCTCCCTTTTgttaattaatttatttgtgTATCATTTACAAATGGTACTACAAAATAAGACAACCTATGAAGATATCCAGGGCTTATATTCGGGAAATAATCCATTTGATGaag ggaaatttataaatttgaAAAAGTTTTTATTTACCCCCGTGGATAAAat cCAAGTTGAATGGAAAGATATTGTAAAG aaCATAACACATTTACTAATATTAATTTgtcaaaaatatattaacattttCAAAACGCTCtaa